ATTCTAACAATTAAGATAATTTCAGCTTAGAATTCCTGAAATTTTTGGCCAAAATGCTTCTGGCTTCTGGTAATTTttaaaggacaagaaaaaaaaagccaaatttttTTGATAACTGTTACTGTTCACTGAGTCATCATGGTCAAGCCCAAGTTGCTATGGTTCAGTGTATTACCTATCCTTCAGCCTTTTCATTGGGAATTgagaggaaaagaacaggaatgATTCTGTGCTTGTGAGGAGCACATCAGATGTGGTTTGTATCTTCATGTCAGTCTTGGGTTCATAAGGTCTCAGTCAGATCACAGAGAGGTAAACATTGCTTTGGCATGATGAAATCCCTTTTAagggagaaagagcaggaattGGCAGTAGGTATTTGTAAAGATAAAGGTTTTTCATGAGGCATTTTCCTGTGAAATGAGATCCTCTGATTAGTTTGAGGATTCCTGGGTAGGCAGGTTAGAACTGCCTGGAGTCCAAGCCATATTGCCAatgtatttctaattttcttgCTGGTGAAGTTTTAGGAATGCTGCTTAAAATGTGGGGTTAGAGCAGGAGGAGACACCACAACCTCTCTGTGCAGTCTCTTTCAGTGCTTGCTCAACCTCAAAGAAGTTTTGCCTCAGGTTCAGGTGGAATTTCCGTTTGTTTGTGCCCACCGCCCCTTTTCAGTTGCTGGGCATCAGTGGAAAGCATCCAGCCCCCTCCTCTTGGCACCCACTCTTAATACACCTGTGCATTGATAAAGTCCTCTATTCTGTTGACTCCAGGCTGAATATGCCCAGTTCCCTCCTCCTGTCCtcagagagatgctccagtcccttcaaCATCCTTATATCCCTCTTCCTTTGGATGTCACAAGACATCTATTCTGCTCTTCAGAAATTACCggttattaaatatttttaaatgtaaactaCAGTCTTGACCTTTGTCTGTGGAATTTGCTGCTTGTCAAAGTGGATGTATTCCCAGTGGATTGATTGAAGGCTTATCAGCATCATAGCTGTGATGTGTTGCTAGGAAAGTTCCTATGCAAATTAAGTCTTCCAATTGTAAATATTTCAGCTACAATCCTTTTGATGGACCTAATGAAAATCCAGAGGCAGAGCTTCCGCTGACTGCTGGAGAATATATTTACATCTATGGAGACATGGATGAAGATGGCTTCTTTGAAGGTGTGTTTTAGTAAAATGAAATGCGGTTGAACTGCTGTGGAGAGTTGACCTCTCTCcagaaaataagagagaaatttAGTGGATCTTAAAACCTCAAGGGAAAGGATTTCTGCCCAAAGTCAGTTTGTTAGAAGGATGACTGGATCCTGTTGGAAGTGGCTTTATTTATGTTACAAATAAGTTAAGTCTAAGCTATGAAATCCTTATCTAAtgatttcagtggaaattttGCCActatgttcagcatgttccaGGTTTCATCCCCAATGGCTTCAACCTCCATATGATTCCTCCCTCACCATGGAGAGGAATATGCTCAGCCCCTTCTGCAGATGggctctttccctctttccagtGGTTGTAGTGAACGGGGAACTGCAGCTGGTGATGGGCTCCATTGCCTCGTGCTCTTTTGGCAGAGGAGGGACACAGTAATCAACCCAGACTACAGTTGTGACCCTCACTGGTGTTGCACAGTGTTTCTGTTTTGATGTCTTTGCAAACATGGGGTTGACTAAGAGGTGGATGGGATTGAAACCAAGATTTGTGGGCTGTAAATTTGTGCTGAGGTTTCTTTGTGGAGCCATTTGCTTAAGGGGTAATGGTTCCTGATATCCTGAGGTGCTTTGCAAGAGCTGAGACAAATGCATGTGTGTTGCACTGCTTGCTCTGTGACTGTTctgcctcatttttctttctttctattccCAAGcttataatttatttgtttgtttattgtttaaAAAGGTTATTCTTTATTAaccttttctgctttccctgctttcAGTTGATTTGCTGTAGGTAGAGTTTAGAAGGGGGAAGGCAGTGCCGTCCATATGTCCTGCTCATCTGTGGTTTAATGGGTCTGCACAGACCAAGTGCTGTGTATCTGTTTTCCCCACAAGTCTTTTTGGGACACCTTTAGTACAGGAGTTAACTTAAGAAAGGAGGGAGCAAAAAGGAAGGCCAGAGCTGGAAAGATGGACTCTCTTGAGGGGGTACTGCAAACCCCAAATCTGTATGGCTGGGAGAAGATGAAAAATCATCCATCTGCATAGTTTGGGAAGGCTAAAAATGTTAGTGAAATAGCTGTGATGAGAAAGAATGGGATAATGAAGAAGGAGAAGGCCTTTAGCTAATTACACCACCCAGCTTTTTACTTAGTTGGCTCTGAAATGTGTGGAGCAGTGAGTTTCCTCACTGTGTCCATTGGGACCTAACAAGGGAAGCCCTAGGAAATCAGGAAACATTGCCAGTTATAACCTCCCTGAGGTTTTTTCCACTCCTGACTGCAGAGCAGTTGTACTCTGGCATAGATGTTGTCCCATAGTCctcacagctgagctggaaggCTCAATGGCACAAGCAGTGGTAACAGGTGTCCTGTTTTTTGTTTAGGGGAGCTGATGGATGGCCGGCGAGGGCTGGTCCCCTCCAATTTTGTTGAGCGAGTTTCAGATGATGACCTCATGACGTTTCTGCCTCCGGAGCTGAATGATCTCACCCATAGCTCATACCAGGAGAAAAGTTTGGTCAGTGCAAGCACCAGCAGTGGAGATAAGAGTGAGCTCTCCATTGAAGAGGGTAGCATCAGTCCTTTGgccagcagagcagaaggagaTCAGGAGGAACCTGTTAGTCACACAGCAGTGCCTTACCCAAGAAGACTGACTCTTATCAAGCAGCTTGCCAGAAGCATAGTTGTAGGCTGGGAGCCACCTCTTTTGCCAGCTGGCTGCCCAGACATACAAAGCTACAACATCTATGTGGATGAAGAGCTACGTCAGAACGTGAAAAGTGGCCTTCAGACCAAAGCAGTGATAGAAAAGCTGGATTTACACAGCAGGGCTTACCGTGTGTCCGTGCAGACGGTGACGGAGCACGGCAGCTCTGATAAACTGCGCTGCACTTTCTTTGTGGGGCAGGATTTTGGCATAGCACCCACAATGCTGAAAGTCAGAAGCATCACGGCCACATCAGCAGAGGTCATGTGGCTTCCCTGCAACAGCAACTACAGCCATGGGGTGTATCTCAATGGGCAGGAGTGTGATGTGACCAAGCCAGGCGTGTACTGGTACACCTTCCACAACCTGCAGCCCAGCACCCAGTATGTGGCCAAGCTGGAGGCCCGGCCTATGAAAACTCCTTGGGAAGAGGTGCCcaaggggcaggagcaggactCAGCCGTGATACACTTCACTACCCCTCTAGCAGGTACTGCAGGCCTCTGCACATGGAGAGGCTGTGCTGGCCTTTTGCTGGGAAGGCATGGGGCAAAGGGAAGCAAAGTTGATTAGGTCCCCAAAGCTTGAGATGCTGCACTCTTTTGTcttaatgtttttcttcctttattttaaaatttgatcatcccttttgctttcatttgctCAGGAAGACATCCTCTGTGCTGGTTGGAGCAGCTGGTTGGGCAGGGATGAGATGGATGGCCATGACTTTGCTCCAAGGGTTGCTGCATCTTGGCCTCAGCTACTTTTGCgaagttctgttttctgtgcatTAAACTTTCACAGAACAAGAGcatcttattttctctgtttctgtctaTCATTTTCCAGGACTGGCCTGGCTGTTGTAGTTCAGTTCTGCAGGGACAAGTCTGTCTGGGAGTTTGTGCTTTGATTCTAACCAGGACTGAGCTTTGTGCTGTAGCCAGataagcaagaggaaattgtgTTTGGTCTCTCATAGGCACACCTGATGCTCCTTTGGATGTCCAGGTAGAAGCTGGTCCCTCTCCAGGTATCCTGGTTATCAGCTGGTTACCTGTTACCATTGATGCTGAGGGATCTTCCAATGGGGTCCGGGTCACTGGATATGCTGTGTATGCAGATGGACAGAAGGTACTGGCTGTGCAGGGATGCTGGGTCTGCTGCAGGGGTAGCATGAAGTGTCAGACCTTAGGACATCTTCTGGACCCAGTTTTCCATGTCTTGAGGAGGCAGTGACAGTCCTGGGCCTGGAAAGGAGTGACATCAGAGAAGGGACATTGCTTGGGCTGTGTTGTCCACACCACAAAAGACATCTGTCCAGGTTTTGGaggtgctcctggagcaggaccctccagcagcaaaacagcctcctctgctcagcccagGCACTGGCCTTCTCCTTTGGCAAATAATGAGACCCTAGGGTGTGGACAGAGCAGAAGGACAAGTACACAGCCACCACATGGGGCTTTCTCTCAATGTGAGGAGTGAGGTGTAGTGATCCAACATAAACTTGTCATCCGCACGGCATGGGCAGAAGGGATGAGGTGGGATCTGCCCATCTGCCATGCTtaggtgagaccccacctgcagaactgcctccagctctgggtcCCCCAACATCAgagggatgtggagctgctgggctgagtCCAGAAGAGGCCATGGAGATGCTTCAAGGGCTGtagcccctctgctgtggagccaggctggtagagctgggggtgctcacctggagaagagaagcctccagggagagctcagagccccctTCTAGGACATAAatgggctccaggagagctggcgagggactggggacaaggcatggagggacaggacagggaatgTCTTCCCACTGCcaaagggcagggctggatgggatgttgggaaggaattgttccctgtgtgggtggggaggccctgctACAGATTGTCCGGAGGGGCTttggctgtcccagccctgacaGTGTCCCAGGCCTGGTTGGACAGGACTTGAAGCAACCAGGGGTTCTccaagtggaaggtgtccctgcccgtaaCAGGGCTGGAacgagatgatttttaaggccccttccaacccaaaccattccatggttttAACAGACAAACACTCCAGGGTTCAGTACTGTTAGTGATACAGAACATCCAAGGATATTCTGCATTAAAAGTGTACTATGGTCTTGTGCACACATGATGTTGTTTGAAAGCGCACAGTGCAAAACAGAATGATGCTGTGTTGGATAATTGCTCTTTTGTCATGGAAatgctttttcctcttcacaAGTGAAAAAAGTTGAGTCTGGGAAGGTACTCAAAAGAGTGGcctaaaaaagggaaaagctttttaaagctgAGAAAACAAGGAGGGTTAAAATGTGGAGTCGGAGTGAATATATTCATATTTTGTAGACTATTCAGTTTCTCAGATTTCTCTTTAACTGTTCTTTCTTCCCAGATACTGTGCAGAAGGGTGGGAATTTTTCACCACTGCTCTCCAGAGCTTTGGGTTCTGTCTTAACTTCTGGTTGGGAATTGTTCTACTCAGAAGGGCTGAGCTGTGcacaataaataattatttcctgtTATTTTGCCTGCAGGTGATAGAAGTTACTTCTCCAACAGCTGGGAGTGTCCTGGTGGACTTGTCCCAGCTTCAGATGTTCAAGGTGTGCCGTGAGGTTTCTGTTAGGACGATGTCTCAGTATGGGGAGTCCGTGGATTCAGTTCCAGCCCAGATTTCCTCAGTCCTGCTGCGATCCTCCCACTGCACTTCCCCTGTGTGCACCACTGTCCCCTTCAGACTGCTCCGGGGGGGCCCTAGGGCCTCGATGCCTTCTCGCAGCCCACAGCACACACCTGCGCTCCTGCTCCGACAGAAGATTCCTGCTGAGAGCTCAGATGACAAATTGGCTGGTCTCTCCTTCAGTCCTGTCGGCTCAGCAAGGCCCCTGACAGAGAAAGCCTCTTTCCTGCCACACCTCCTCTCCCCTAGTGCTTCCTTGGCTTCAGCCACTTCCCCACAGGGGTCAGACACTGTGGGAGATAAGAAATGCCTGAGTGTTCCTCCCCAGCAGGCTGGCACAGtgctcccagggcagggcatggaGCCCGGcccttcccaggagctgggtTTACAACAGCTGGCTCAAGGGACAGAGGTGCAGGTAAGTGCTTACATCTACTGCCCAGTGCCAGGTGTGCAGGGAAGGACAGTGGCTCCTTTCTGGGGAGTGGTACAATATGCCTCTGAGCACCTTTCTGTGACTCAGTGTTGTCTTTGGGTCCAGCGGTGGCAAACTGTCAGGGAGTTTTGGCTGCTGTTGTGTACTTGGAGGATGCAGCTCACCTCTTGATTCTGTTTGCTGGCAGATGAGGAACAGAGtgaggaaaggaagaatttgCAGAATTGAAAGGTTAAAAGGATGTTCCCGTGTTAGTCTGTCATTGCTGTGCTCTCTGTCTTGTGCTCTCTGTCTTCTCCAGTCTGATGGTGGGTTTGTACAAGACAGTGGTAGAGCACCTTAGTGGATGGCAGAGCAAGACAGACATGGCTGCAGAACTGGCAAACTGTTCTGACAGTTGGCTATTTGGAGTTCCCAGTGGGTGAGTGAAATTCCCAGTGGAATTCCCAGTAGGTTGGTTGAGTGCTTTTGGAGTTCTAGGACAGAGGTGAGGATGTCTGAGAGCTGTATAATGATTATGAATGATTGCTCTGTGACCATGGAGAAGTGGGCACTTCTGGTGTGGGATGTATTTAATCAGGGAAAAGGATCTATTTCCCATTCTGATTTTTGACATCAGAACTCATGGGAGTGCTTCAAACTGTTAAATTCAGCTCAGCTTTATTAATCATGGCAGTGTGATGCTGTGAAGGCTCAGAGTTAGGCTGAGACTTCTTAGAATTGCTGAAGCAACAGCAGCATGGTGGGCTCAAGcccaaaggccagctcagtaCCCAAAGCAACTGAGATGTTGAGTCCAAAATTTCAGTGATAACTCCTGGTCATTTGCAACTCAAAGTACTTTGGGTCAACTGCTGGATTCATTTACCCGCAtctcatagaatcatggaatggctggGGTTTGAAGGCAcattaaaaatcatctggtgcatgacagggacaccttccactaggcgaggctgctccaagccccatccaacttggccttgaatACTTCCTGGAATGAGGACTGTCCTTGTGGATTTTTCCCCAGCTTCAAATGTTTGTGGTGTGCCAGGAGGCTTCTATGAGAATGATGTCTCAGCCGGTGGATTCAGTTCCAGCCCagatttccttgcttttctgtgAGCCTCTTACTGGACTTCACCTGTTTCCGGCATTGTTGCCTCCAGACATTCAGATGTCTGGTGTAGATGGCTACACTGTGGTAGTTGCTTTGCCTCCCTTGTTGAGAGGAGTGAAATGGATGCTCCCAGGATGCAAATCATCCTTCTCACTTGAGGTGTGTCTCTTCACTTGGCTGTCAGCAAAGGGAAACAGGGCAGGAAATCTGAGCTGTGAGATTAGACATGAGATCATGGCTGGCTGGCTTTTGTCTGAGCCCAGGGGACATTGAGAAGCTTGACACTGCAATGTCTCTATGTCCCTGGGCTCTGATCCTTCAGTGTGTTCAAAGTGTGCCTGGTACATAAGGACAAGGTTGTCCTCCATTGCAAAATGCAGGGAGTCTCCCTTGGTTAGAGAAAGAGGTTGTTGATGAAGGCCCACCTGCCTTACCCTTCTGGTTTCTGAAGCTCCATTCCTCCATCTCCCAGAGGTTTTCTTGGACTGGTTGGAAAACAGATGAAGACTTTCTTTAATTCTCACTAGGTGACCTAATCAGGAGCTTGTTGTACTCTCTGTGTAtattattattctttaattCCCCTTTTCTTCACACCCCAGGAAGCCCTGGAGTAGTGTCCTCATCTCCAGGTCAACCCAACATGCCATTCTGTGCCGTTCCTCTAGAAGACGACATTGGGAAATGATCATGCTGTATAGCTTGGGCTCTTCTTGCTGCCCTGAAACTTGTTACTATCAATACCCTTGTGGGCCTTTGCTGAGCTGCAGACACTGTGCATCTCCTGGGACCCGAGGATGGGGAGGGGTTTGTTCCAGGGCTGGCCAACATTCCCATCTGCAAGTTGGCCTGCCAAAATACTGATATGCCTACGAACAGAGAACACATCAGAGGGTCAAAGAGTTTGTGGTGATAAGACTCCATTTTTGTGTGTAAGTAGTCTGAGAAGCCTCCCCTTGATTTCACTGTTGGTTTGTTTCCCAGATGGAGCAACCAAGAACCAAAGAACTGGAGCTGGGAAGCCAGAATGACAGCGGGGTGAAGCTCCAAACAGAAACTTGCCACGTGTGCTCTGTGAAGGAGGCACCCAGAGGTGCCAGTGCTGACACTgagagagaggcagagaagCACCTGAACCCAGAGACTCCGTCCTCCCCCGGGCAGGCTGGGGGCACACAGGACACTTTCCCAGATGGAAACGCAAGTGGGAACAGCTGCCAGGACTTCCTGAGGTTGTCTCCTGGCAAGGAGGTGATGAAAGAAACGTCCAGAGTGAAAAGAGAGGTTTGTTTAACCTTGCTTGAATGTGTGTGCCCATGGAGGGATGTGAACCGTACTTGATCTCCTGAGTTTTCCAGCCTTAGGCAGTGCTGTTCTGCAGGCTGTGAAGTGAGGCTGTCGGCTGTGTGTGTCCATGCATGCCAGTCACTCCCTCGGGTGCTGCCCACTTCAATTCCTACCACACCTGAGATGTGTATGTgctcagagaaaggaaaaatgctcCTTTGTTGCTGAAATAGAGCCTGGGAGAActgagaaaatgtgttttgcttttcaacagcaggaagaaaagctgtCAGAAATGAGCCACCGACAGTTGACCCTTTTCACTGAGCACAACCGCAGTTCTGACCTTTCAGATATtttggaagaggaggaagaagatgaGCTGTCTTCAGAAGCTCTGGAGGAGAAAAAATGGGACCAGAGAGGGCTGTATTCCCAGGAGAATGGGGAAAAGGTAACTTGTCCCAAGTGCTGCTTGTAGGGAGTGCTAGTGCAGCCATCCCATGCCATCAACTCACAGGAGGaggtcctgctgctctgcttttacTCCCTGTGTTGGCTCAAGGTAGTCAGAACACAAGTTGTTTGGGAGAGGGAAGGGTGTTTGTTTAAATGAATCAAGCCAGGGTTTAATTAGTTGGAAAAACACGCAGTGTGGTGTGATGTTTAAAATCCAGGGTTAAAATCAATGGTATTGATTGAGTTCTCAAATCAGATAGTAAACAGGGAACAGTCAACCCTCtcagggacaggatgggattgttggggtgtcctgtgcagggccaggcaTTGGCCTcaatccttgtgggtccctttcaCCTCAGGATATTCCCTGATTCCATGATAATTTGGCTTAGGCCTTGATGCTTTCTGTAGCCAGGGATGGCATGTAGGAGCAGAGTTGTGGCTTTGCCATTCAAATGCTGCAAGGGATGAAATCCTGCCTGAGCTGAGTTGTGAGTGACCAGCTTAATTCATGCTCAGAGAGTTAAATCTGGTCTGAATGCATCTGTGGGAATGTGATTCCAGCTGCATGACCTGGAACTGGTGTGTAACCATACAGAGTACAGCAGTTAGGATGAATGTTCATGAGAGAAAACGCTGAGGGTGAGAGACTGGAGAATTGAAAACctttgcaggaaatctgatATGTCTGGATGGCAAGAAAGCACCTCTCTTCAATTTTTCATGTGGCCTAAGAACATCTGTAGTTGATGGTGCCCTGTGTGGCTGCTgatctgcagggctgggactggTGAGCACTGAATGGTATCAGACAATGTAGTGGCTCTGGAGTaaatttcctcttctccttctgAAGGGTCTTCAGCTTCCCAGGTGAGGAATTggacctgcagtgcagcagatcaggagccccaggagagcCTGGTGGCTGGAGAGGCTGTAGCTGCCTCTGGAGGTTTTGGAAGGGCTTCCAGTTGTTGGGATTGGACtgggaaaaaatagaagaaaaacaagtttcCTGGAAAGAGAAAGATGGAAATAAGAACAATCAAGAATActattctttgtttttgttgttgggtttttcttttttcccctctgtgttCTATTTGccttaatgtttttatttggttgggcttttttctgaaaagaaacaccaaaatgCTGCTCATGTCCTGTTGAGCTGAACAAACTGGTGCTTCTTGTCTGGATAAAAtgattgttttctttgctggcaGTGACAGAGTGAGGGTGACAACATGCTGAATTGGGAGAGGACATGAAGGGCAGGAAGCTTTAGAGCACAGAGTTCCCATTACTGCCTTATGGATTGAAGGGGATGTGACTGGAATAAGGCTGTTTTCTAGGATTCTGCATATTTAACTAAATTTTCTGTTACCTCAAGACTCCTCAGCCAATTCTTTCATGATCCAGAGGATGAGAACATGGAAagatgctgcttttaaaatgtttaccCTCAAATAAGTTGTCTAATTGCTGAAACTGTTTATTACATTAAAACTCAAAAGCAGAGGCCACAACTTTGCAAACAGCTAAATGAAGTCTTACTGAACTTAATTTTTGGTTGTATTTATGAATTCTCCATATTCCTAATTGGTGCTAACAAGGCAAGAGCCTTGAGCATGTGTTCTGTGAGTTAGAGAAAATTGAGAGGTTTTTGGCCTAGAGGAGTTTGAGTGGGAGATTTTTTAACTGCCTGTAACTATTTGTGTGATGGTTAAAAGGATGAGAGCCAAAGTTGTCTTGTTTCTGGGAGATGATATATTAAAAGAGGCAGAAATCATGAGCTGCTGTTTGTGATGTTCATGTTGGAGATGAGTTCAAACCTTGTTCCCAGGAGGGCAGTGCAGCCCTGGGACTGGTCCCCAGAGGGTTCAGGATCTCCATTCTTTGGTGTTTTCAAACCTCATCTAAGGAAAGACATGGATTTAGTTTTGGCAACAGTCCTGCAATTAGGAGACTGAACTGGAGATCTGGAGGCGCATTCAGACAGTTCTAAATACAATTCAAGACTAAGTTTTGCTTGGAAAAAGCTATAGAGCTTAGAACTATCAGTAGATGGCTTGCAACTGCCCTTGTTTCTCCCCCACAGTGATTCAGTTTTTAATTATCTCTGAACAGACCTGCTCATGACTGTAGTTTAAAACACGAATAGCTACACATTCTTTGTAAGCTATTTGTAAGTGCCTTTAGAGCACATGATAGAATTTGTCAGGGAGGTTGAACAAGAGACCACCTTCCTACCAAAATGACACAATGAACCTGGGATTTTGCCTTTTATGTTGGTGCTAATGTAATAAGAAATAAACCCATAAATTCTACGGTTGGTAcacaataaattttaaaattcagcagtGTTGTCCCCAGAATTTTCTGTAACCTGGTAGGCTCTCACCCATCTGCAAGTATGACACATGTGTCTGTGTGGCCCTTTGAGTTAAAgggttttcctttgtttttgtgGGAGCTCCTGGATTTGCAGGCAGGAATTTGCAGTAGGGCTGTACTTTGCTAGGAGATGGGAAGGGGCCAGGCAGCAACATTTCCAAGGGCTattccctgtgctccagggagAGTACAGAGCTAAGGGGGACCCATGGCTCTGTGGGTGAGCACGGGCTGTGGCTCAGCCCTGTGGACAGAAGACCCcattcagctctgctgtggaggGATTGGTGCTtctcctgccccatcccaccccGAGGGTGCCAAGCCATGGGGGATCATTCCTGTGGCAGGATGAGAGGTGCTGCAGGTAGCTGTGTGTGTacaggagaggctgggagggagctaTTCCATGCATTTACCTTCCTCGCTTCCCACCACGTTGCTGGTTCATGTGATTGCTTTTGCCAGAAGATCCATTGCTCCCTCTACTCCCTCCCCTTGCTTTGCTGCAGCCACGGCTtcatcctgctctgctgggagggaaTCAGGGTCACTTTGTCTCttgttttaatgtttatttcctctcttctttcctttgctTGTCCTGGCTGTGGCTTTTCTCGGGGTCTGGGTACAGATGGATCTTTGTGATACTGACAGCGATGAGGAGATTCTGGAGAGGATCCTGGAGCTCCCGCTTCAGAAGAACCACAGCAAGAAGTTGTTCAGCATCCCTGAAGTGACTGAGGATGAGGATGACGATGAGGATGAGAAGGGTGTTACAGAAGAAAAGATAGACCCTCATGACTCCTTGGAAACTCAAACCTACCATTCAGGAAGAACAGAGAAACCACCCAACAGCAAGGAGTCATTTCTAAAGGAAGATGAGAATAACACCTCCATGGATGTGTCTGCTCAGATGCCGCAAGGAGAGCATGGCGCTAAGGAGAGCAGAGTGGATGCTGACCATGCAAATCCTGCTTTTGGCCAGCTGGCTTGCAGTCAAAAGAAGGTACACTGGAACTGGTGCTATCAGGAGAACGATCCAAATTCTGGGAGTGGGACAAGTCCCTCTTGGAGcaagaagaagggaaataattATCAAGAGAAGATCCGGAGTCGGCCTGAGTTAAGTAGGAAAAGGCAGAGTGATCTAACAGAGCACTGCAGTCGTCTGCTGAGCAACTGCAGCCAGATGGGGAGTGGGTTATACAGAGCTCCCAGTCTCAGGGAGGAGCTGAATATTGTCAGCAGTGCCGGTGGGAAGGAGGGGTTGGATTTGTACAGCCGGGCCAGACAAGGCACCttaaggaaaaaagccccaagagCAGTGGAAACAGGGAGGGCAGAACCTGCTGTGATGGCAACGCACTGCCCCAGGAGCCTGGAAATAGACATCGAATATGACTCTGAAGATGATCAGGATTCAACCTGTGCATCCTCCCCAGAGAGCAGGCTGTGGCCAGAGAGGTCCCAGAGCTTCCAGGGGGACTGGAGTGATTGCTCCAGTCAGTCTGAGGTTGCCCACCTGGGTGGCAGAAGGCACCTGACCAGGCTGGAGATGATGgaagagcagggcacagagtGGGCTGGGTCTCCGAGCCGGCACCTACGATTTTTCTGCCAGGAGAAGGAAGCCCCAAGGTGTGAAAGCAGTTCTGAGGAACAGGGCTGGAAGCTGGACTGTAAGTCACCTGGCTGGAGAAGGAGGTTCGAACATTCTTCGAAGGGGATACGTAGCATCTCCTTGCACAAAAGGGTTGGGTGACTTTTCCTATTCTGGCTTTGAAGCAGCTTGCAGTGGTGCTggcttccctctgcttccctggccTTGCCTGTATCTTGCTTTGTTCAGTGTTGTCCAGAGAAAGGACCCTCCTCTAGGATTGTCTGGAAGAATATCTAAGAGATTCTGTAGTTCTCTGCTGCTCCATGGCTTTTCTTGTAGtagctgcttctgcttttcctgctgcctgacCAAGTGTCACCGATGCAGTATTCCTTTTCACACTGGGTCTTCCTCCCCATGGCAGGAGGCTGTGGGACCCAAATGAAAATCCGTGGTGCAATAAGCTGATTGGTGGAAGCTTTGTGTAAATGCTGACTGCAATGCCATTATTGGCTCCCCTTGAAATGCCCTTTCCTGCATCTTCACCCTCACCAAAGCAATTGTCACTGGTATCTGGCAGGGTGCCTGCCTGTCCTCAGTTCTGTTTTTCAACTCCCTTGGTCTTTCCAGCTCTAGAGTCTCTGAAGAGGAATGTTGCATTTGGATGCACTGCTCTTTGTGGAGTGCATTTGGGTTGAGCACTGTTCAGGGAGTTGGAGGGCAGAGGCTGCTACTAATTCTCTGGTGGTTCCACTTGCAGGCATCGAGTTACAAAGATTCCAGGTGCCCGGAGCCACCTTGTACAGCTGCCTGGCAAGCTCCTAGCAGGAGACTGAGCAAGAGCATAAGAAGAAGCCAAATGCAGAAACCTTTGCTCTCTAGTCCAGGTgagcaggaacagggag
The sequence above is drawn from the Cinclus cinclus chromosome 22, bCinCin1.1, whole genome shotgun sequence genome and encodes:
- the TSPOAP1 gene encoding peripheral-type benzodiazepine receptor-associated protein 1 isoform X3; this encodes MRNVAERRQQLEVEHKEALLVLQEKQEEVWRLQQAQAEARREHEGAVQLLEARVKDLEDQCRSQTEQFSLLSQELQQFRLQTGKINLLTSTLVTSELPLALCSSAPQPHWEKESAVPGLLHHQSTKKAHNEENDKLELSQRGPDTTVGSPAALAGAQKQSKKGESQSSSSKSESMQNSPKSCPTPEVDTASEMEELDVDSISLMPEPGSQGTAKLQVFLARYSYNPFDGPNENPEAELPLTAGEYIYIYGDMDEDGFFEGELMDGRRGLVPSNFVERVSDDDLMTFLPPELNDLTHSSYQEKSLVSASTSSGDKSELSIEEGSISPLASRAEGDQEEPVSHTAVPYPRRLTLIKQLARSIVVGWEPPLLPAGCPDIQSYNIYVDEELRQNVKSGLQTKAVIEKLDLHSRAYRVSVQTVTEHGSSDKLRCTFFVGQDFGIAPTMLKVRSITATSAEVMWLPCNSNYSHGVYLNGQECDVTKPGVYWYTFHNLQPSTQYVAKLEARPMKTPWEEVPKGQEQDSAVIHFTTPLAGTPDAPLDVQVEAGPSPGILVISWLPVTIDAEGSSNGVRVTGYAVYADGQKVIEVTSPTAGSVLVDLSQLQMFKVCREVSVRTMSQYGESVDSVPAQISSVLLRSSHCTSPVCTTVPFRLLRGGPRASMPSRSPQHTPALLLRQKIPAESSDDKLAGLSFSPVGSARPLTEKASFLPHLLSPSASLASATSPQGSDTVGDKKCLSVPPQQAGTVLPGQGMEPGPSQELGLQQLAQGTEVQMEQPRTKELELGSQNDSGVKLQTETCHVCSVKEAPRGASADTEREAEKHLNPETPSSPGQAGGTQDTFPDGNASGNSCQDFLRLSPGKEVMKETSRVKREQEEKLSEMSHRQLTLFTEHNRSSDLSDILEEEEEDELSSEALEEKKWDQRGLYSQENGEKMDLCDTDSDEEILERILELPLQKNHSKKLFSIPEVTEDEDDDEDEKGVTEEKIDPHDSLETQTYHSGRTEKPPNSKESFLKEDENNTSMDVSAQMPQGEHGAKESRVDADHANPAFGQLACSQKKVHWNWCYQENDPNSGSGTSPSWSKKKGNNYQEKIRSRPELSRKRQSDLTEHCSRLLSNCSQMGSGLYRAPSLREELNIVSSAGGKEGLDLYSRARQGTLRKKAPRAVETGRAEPAVMATHCPRSLEIDIEYDSEDDQDSTCASSPESRLWPERSQSFQGDWSDCSSQSEVAHLGGRRHLTRLEMMEEQGTEWAGSPSRHLRFFCQEKEAPRCESSSEEQGWKLDCKSPGWRRRFEHSSKGIRSISLHKRASSYKDSRCPEPPCTAAWQAPSRRLSKSIRRSQMQKPLLSSPGLPRSTAPESSAKDDGIRIFVALFDYDPVSMSPNPDAAEEELPFKEGQILKVCGDKDADGFYRGECAGREGYIPCNMVSEVPVESSELKQQLLKQGFLPADVESSGNGTFSPPPRRQTVPPPKPRRSKKGLDKQEYRSQPGQKHKDIEAELLTPRRMVAAFDYNPKESSPNTDVEAELTFSAGDVITVFGSMDDDGFYYGELNQQRGLVPSNFLEGVPLDGDVAEEFHSKDEEASLLSAESQLNPDGSVDQSDSSPSPPLPAPSCLVPGMQCPEQASLALHTCSDAPGQSKKKRGFFFKGKNIFRKLGSNKKN